A stretch of Phragmites australis chromosome 12, lpPhrAust1.1, whole genome shotgun sequence DNA encodes these proteins:
- the LOC133887033 gene encoding disease resistance protein RGA5-like isoform X1 translates to MLVGVWDSGFGRFPARLAQRGQRELASMEIATGAMSTLLPKLADLIKDEYKLQKSVRGEIMFLKAELESMEAALLKVSEAPIDQPPDIQVKLWAREVRELSYDVEDRIDAFMVRIESRVPGKTQSFMGFIDRCLNLLTTAKIRHNIGADIRRIKARISEVSERRHRYKLDVPAKPTGPTVDSLRLSALYKKATELVGIEEKSNGIIKRLMEGDEASKKQLKIVSLVGSGGLGKTTLANVVYEKLKEQFDCGALVSVSLNPNMVNIFNNMLHQLDGDKYRKINEATWGEAQLINELRNFLRYKRYFIVIDDIWNTSEWETIQYALTDNECGSRIIATTRSFDVANQVGGIYRVEPLSDIDSRKLFYQRIFGTEDKCHHHLAEVSEKILKKCGGVPLAIITIASLLANKNGKENAYNYWSKVYQSMGSGLEDSPNVKNMRRILAVSYYDLHPHLKSCLLYLSLFPEDHEIETKHLIRKWIGEGFVSKEQGKSLYEVGEGYVDELINRSMIQPETIGHDSKTVSFRVHDVVLDLINFLSNEENFLTTIGGQQTVSLPNKIRRLSLQSSKEEDLRQLTTMSLSHVRSLGVFKESFNLVPALSTFTVLRVLDLSGCEQVKNHHFKDFCNLFHLRYLSLRQTSITEVPKEIQNLQFLQVLDISGTSSEKMPSTFIHLTQLLHLRVAYIRLPDGFGNLKSLQEVEGFITVESPSMLHDLGRLTELRALGIKFCEWNESYEKPFIECLSNMVSLKSLRTEGHIGSLDSGCDNLSPGPQQLCSVYIYRTGIPAVPRWMSSLCSLSFLAIRLLTLGEQDLQVLGSIPSLTDLQITVMKPTQERDERLVIGNNYLFQCLTRLRIWCLVSMEVMFAPGAMQNLKNLLLRFGVQLTMHQFGDVNLGLEHLLSLERVSVNMNQDRATPKEFEAAEDAIREAVDMNPNKPTLKLNINRNLSAVLSKASTRFRMVPDFARPCKD, encoded by the exons ATGTTGGTTGGGGTCTGGGACTCTGGGTTTGGCAGGTTCCCGGCTCGGCTTGCACAGAGGGGACAACGCGAGCTAGCGAGCATGGAGATCGCCACAGGGGCCATGAGCACCCTCCTGCCCAAGCTGGCCGACCTGATCAAGGACGAGTACAAGCTGCAGAAGAGCGTCAGGGGCGAGATCATGTTCCTCAAGGCCGAGCTCGAGAGCATGGAGGCTGCCCTTCTCAAGGTATCCGAGGCACCCATCGACCAGCCACCCGACATCCAAGTGAAGCTTTGGGCGAGGGAGGTCAGGGAACTGTCCTACGACGTCGAGGACAGGATCGACGCTTTCATGGTCCGTATCGAGTCACGTGTGCCAGGGAAGACACAGAGCTTCATGGGTTTCATTGATAGATGCCTCAACCTGCTGACGACGGCCAAGATCCGCCACAACATCGGCGCTGATATCAGACGCATCAAGGCCCGTATCTCGGAGGTGAGTGAGAGGCGTCACAGGTACAAATTGGATGTTCCTGCCAAGCCTACTGGCCCAACTGTTGATAGCCTTCGCCTGTCGGCTCTGTACAAGAAGGCTACCGAGCTCGTTGGCATCGAAGAGAAGAGTAATGGTATAATAAAAAGGCTAATGGAAGGGGATGAGGCATCAAAGAAACAATTAAAAATAGTCTCACTTGTTGGTTCCGGGGGATTAGGCAAAACCACTCTTGCTAATGTGGTGTATGAGAAGCTTAAAGAACAATTTGATTGCGGGGCCCTTGTTTCTGTGTCTCTTAATCCTAACATGGTCAACATTTTCAACAATATGCTCCATCAACTCGACGGCGACAAGTACAGAAAAATCAATGAAGCTACATGGGGTGAAGCACAACTAATCAACGAACTGAGAAATTTCCTTCGGTACAAGAG GTACTTCATTGTTATTGATGACATATGGAATACTTCAGAGTGGGAAACAATCCAGTATGCTTTGACTGACAATGAATGTGGAAGTAGAATAATCGCAACAACTCGCAGTTTTGATGTTGCCAATCAAGTTGGTGGTATTTATCGAGTAGAACCTCTTTCTGATATTGACTCAAGAAAGTTATTCTACCAAAGAATATTTGGCACTGAAGACAAATGTCATCATCACTTGGCTGAAGTATCtgaaaagattttaaaaaaatgcgGTGGTGTACCATTAGCTATCATTACTATAGCTAGTCTATTAGCCAATAAAAATGGAAAGGAAAATGCATATAACTATTGGTCCAAGGTGTATCAATCTATGGGTTCTGGTCTTGAAGACAGTCCTAATGTGAAGAACATGAGAAGGATATTAGCAGTTAGTTACTACGACCTACATCCACATCTGAAGAGTTGCTTGTTATATCTAAGTTTGTTTCCAGAGGACCATGAGATTGAGACAAAACATTTGATAAGGAAATGGATTGGCGAAGGCTTTGTCAGCAAAGAACAAGGGAAGAGCTTGTATGAAGTAGGTGAGGGTTATGTCGATGAGTTAATTAACAGAAGTATGATACAACCAGAAACTATTGGTCATGATAGTAAGACAGTTTCTTTTCGTGTACATGATGTGGTGCTTGATCTCATCAATTTCTTGTCAAATGAGGAGAATTTTCTAACAACAATAGGTGGTCAACAGACCGTGTCTCTGCCAAATAAGATCCGCCGATTATCCCTCCAATCCAGCAAGGAAGAGGATCTCAGGCAGCTGACAACCATGAGCTTGTCCCATGTGAGGTCACTTGGTGTGTTCAAGGAATCTTTCAATTTGGTGCCTGCCCTTTCAACCTTTACAGTCTTGCGTGTTTTGGATTTAAGTGGTTGTGAGCAAGTGAAGAATCATCATTTCAAGGACTTTTGCAATTTATTCCACCTGAGATATTTGAGTCTCCGTCAAACATCTATCACTGAGGTCCCCAAAGAGATACAGAATCTACAGTTTTTGCAAGTACTAGACATAAGTGGGACTTCCTCAGAAAAGATGCCTTCAACCTTTATTCACTTGACACAGCTGCTGCACCTTCGTGTTGCGTACATAAGACTGCCAGATGGATTTGGAAATCTAAAGTCTCTACAAGAAGTTGAAGGGTTCATCACTGTGGAGTCTCCAAGCATGCTGCATGATCTGGGCAGATTGACCGAGCTGAGGGCCTTGGGCATCAAATTTTGTGAATGGAATGAGAGCTATGAAAAACCTTTCATAGAATGTCTATCTAACATGGTCAGTCTCAAATCCCTAAGAACAGAAGGCCACATAGGCAGCCTGGATTCCGGATGTGACAATTTATCTCCTGGGCCTCAACAACTCTGTTCCGTTTATATATACCGTACAGGTATTCCTGCAGTACCAAGATGGATGTCTTCACTCTGCTCCCTCTCGTTCCTAGCAATCAGATTATTAACTCTGGGAGAGCAGGACCTTCAAGTCCTTGGGAGCATACCATCTCTTACTGATCTCCAAATAACGGTGATGAAACCCACACAGGAGAGAGATGAAAGGTTGGTCATTGGCAACAATTATCTATTCCAGTGTCTAACACGGTTAAGAATCTGGTGTCTTGTCTCCATGGAGGTGATGTTTGCACCAGGAGCTATGCAAAATCTCAAAAACCTTCTTTTAAGATTTGGGGTGCAACTGACAATGCATCAGTTTGGTGATGTGAACTTGGGTCTGGAACACCTCTTGTCGCTTGAGCGTGTCTCTGTTAATATGAATCAGGACCGTGCTACGCCCAAGGAGTTCGAGGCTGCCGAGGATGCAATTCGGGAAGCCGTGGACATGAATCCCAACAAGCCCACGCTGAAATTAAACATCAACAGGAATCTGTCCGCCGTGCTTAGTAAAGCATCAACACGATTTAGAATGGTACCCGATTTCGCCCGCCCCTGCAAGGATTAG
- the LOC133887033 gene encoding disease resistance protein RGA5-like isoform X2 codes for MEIATGAMSTLLPKLADLIKDEYKLQKSVRGEIMFLKAELESMEAALLKVSEAPIDQPPDIQVKLWAREVRELSYDVEDRIDAFMVRIESRVPGKTQSFMGFIDRCLNLLTTAKIRHNIGADIRRIKARISEVSERRHRYKLDVPAKPTGPTVDSLRLSALYKKATELVGIEEKSNGIIKRLMEGDEASKKQLKIVSLVGSGGLGKTTLANVVYEKLKEQFDCGALVSVSLNPNMVNIFNNMLHQLDGDKYRKINEATWGEAQLINELRNFLRYKRYFIVIDDIWNTSEWETIQYALTDNECGSRIIATTRSFDVANQVGGIYRVEPLSDIDSRKLFYQRIFGTEDKCHHHLAEVSEKILKKCGGVPLAIITIASLLANKNGKENAYNYWSKVYQSMGSGLEDSPNVKNMRRILAVSYYDLHPHLKSCLLYLSLFPEDHEIETKHLIRKWIGEGFVSKEQGKSLYEVGEGYVDELINRSMIQPETIGHDSKTVSFRVHDVVLDLINFLSNEENFLTTIGGQQTVSLPNKIRRLSLQSSKEEDLRQLTTMSLSHVRSLGVFKESFNLVPALSTFTVLRVLDLSGCEQVKNHHFKDFCNLFHLRYLSLRQTSITEVPKEIQNLQFLQVLDISGTSSEKMPSTFIHLTQLLHLRVAYIRLPDGFGNLKSLQEVEGFITVESPSMLHDLGRLTELRALGIKFCEWNESYEKPFIECLSNMVSLKSLRTEGHIGSLDSGCDNLSPGPQQLCSVYIYRTGIPAVPRWMSSLCSLSFLAIRLLTLGEQDLQVLGSIPSLTDLQITVMKPTQERDERLVIGNNYLFQCLTRLRIWCLVSMEVMFAPGAMQNLKNLLLRFGVQLTMHQFGDVNLGLEHLLSLERVSVNMNQDRATPKEFEAAEDAIREAVDMNPNKPTLKLNINRNLSAVLSKASTRFRMVPDFARPCKD; via the exons ATGGAGATCGCCACAGGGGCCATGAGCACCCTCCTGCCCAAGCTGGCCGACCTGATCAAGGACGAGTACAAGCTGCAGAAGAGCGTCAGGGGCGAGATCATGTTCCTCAAGGCCGAGCTCGAGAGCATGGAGGCTGCCCTTCTCAAGGTATCCGAGGCACCCATCGACCAGCCACCCGACATCCAAGTGAAGCTTTGGGCGAGGGAGGTCAGGGAACTGTCCTACGACGTCGAGGACAGGATCGACGCTTTCATGGTCCGTATCGAGTCACGTGTGCCAGGGAAGACACAGAGCTTCATGGGTTTCATTGATAGATGCCTCAACCTGCTGACGACGGCCAAGATCCGCCACAACATCGGCGCTGATATCAGACGCATCAAGGCCCGTATCTCGGAGGTGAGTGAGAGGCGTCACAGGTACAAATTGGATGTTCCTGCCAAGCCTACTGGCCCAACTGTTGATAGCCTTCGCCTGTCGGCTCTGTACAAGAAGGCTACCGAGCTCGTTGGCATCGAAGAGAAGAGTAATGGTATAATAAAAAGGCTAATGGAAGGGGATGAGGCATCAAAGAAACAATTAAAAATAGTCTCACTTGTTGGTTCCGGGGGATTAGGCAAAACCACTCTTGCTAATGTGGTGTATGAGAAGCTTAAAGAACAATTTGATTGCGGGGCCCTTGTTTCTGTGTCTCTTAATCCTAACATGGTCAACATTTTCAACAATATGCTCCATCAACTCGACGGCGACAAGTACAGAAAAATCAATGAAGCTACATGGGGTGAAGCACAACTAATCAACGAACTGAGAAATTTCCTTCGGTACAAGAG GTACTTCATTGTTATTGATGACATATGGAATACTTCAGAGTGGGAAACAATCCAGTATGCTTTGACTGACAATGAATGTGGAAGTAGAATAATCGCAACAACTCGCAGTTTTGATGTTGCCAATCAAGTTGGTGGTATTTATCGAGTAGAACCTCTTTCTGATATTGACTCAAGAAAGTTATTCTACCAAAGAATATTTGGCACTGAAGACAAATGTCATCATCACTTGGCTGAAGTATCtgaaaagattttaaaaaaatgcgGTGGTGTACCATTAGCTATCATTACTATAGCTAGTCTATTAGCCAATAAAAATGGAAAGGAAAATGCATATAACTATTGGTCCAAGGTGTATCAATCTATGGGTTCTGGTCTTGAAGACAGTCCTAATGTGAAGAACATGAGAAGGATATTAGCAGTTAGTTACTACGACCTACATCCACATCTGAAGAGTTGCTTGTTATATCTAAGTTTGTTTCCAGAGGACCATGAGATTGAGACAAAACATTTGATAAGGAAATGGATTGGCGAAGGCTTTGTCAGCAAAGAACAAGGGAAGAGCTTGTATGAAGTAGGTGAGGGTTATGTCGATGAGTTAATTAACAGAAGTATGATACAACCAGAAACTATTGGTCATGATAGTAAGACAGTTTCTTTTCGTGTACATGATGTGGTGCTTGATCTCATCAATTTCTTGTCAAATGAGGAGAATTTTCTAACAACAATAGGTGGTCAACAGACCGTGTCTCTGCCAAATAAGATCCGCCGATTATCCCTCCAATCCAGCAAGGAAGAGGATCTCAGGCAGCTGACAACCATGAGCTTGTCCCATGTGAGGTCACTTGGTGTGTTCAAGGAATCTTTCAATTTGGTGCCTGCCCTTTCAACCTTTACAGTCTTGCGTGTTTTGGATTTAAGTGGTTGTGAGCAAGTGAAGAATCATCATTTCAAGGACTTTTGCAATTTATTCCACCTGAGATATTTGAGTCTCCGTCAAACATCTATCACTGAGGTCCCCAAAGAGATACAGAATCTACAGTTTTTGCAAGTACTAGACATAAGTGGGACTTCCTCAGAAAAGATGCCTTCAACCTTTATTCACTTGACACAGCTGCTGCACCTTCGTGTTGCGTACATAAGACTGCCAGATGGATTTGGAAATCTAAAGTCTCTACAAGAAGTTGAAGGGTTCATCACTGTGGAGTCTCCAAGCATGCTGCATGATCTGGGCAGATTGACCGAGCTGAGGGCCTTGGGCATCAAATTTTGTGAATGGAATGAGAGCTATGAAAAACCTTTCATAGAATGTCTATCTAACATGGTCAGTCTCAAATCCCTAAGAACAGAAGGCCACATAGGCAGCCTGGATTCCGGATGTGACAATTTATCTCCTGGGCCTCAACAACTCTGTTCCGTTTATATATACCGTACAGGTATTCCTGCAGTACCAAGATGGATGTCTTCACTCTGCTCCCTCTCGTTCCTAGCAATCAGATTATTAACTCTGGGAGAGCAGGACCTTCAAGTCCTTGGGAGCATACCATCTCTTACTGATCTCCAAATAACGGTGATGAAACCCACACAGGAGAGAGATGAAAGGTTGGTCATTGGCAACAATTATCTATTCCAGTGTCTAACACGGTTAAGAATCTGGTGTCTTGTCTCCATGGAGGTGATGTTTGCACCAGGAGCTATGCAAAATCTCAAAAACCTTCTTTTAAGATTTGGGGTGCAACTGACAATGCATCAGTTTGGTGATGTGAACTTGGGTCTGGAACACCTCTTGTCGCTTGAGCGTGTCTCTGTTAATATGAATCAGGACCGTGCTACGCCCAAGGAGTTCGAGGCTGCCGAGGATGCAATTCGGGAAGCCGTGGACATGAATCCCAACAAGCCCACGCTGAAATTAAACATCAACAGGAATCTGTCCGCCGTGCTTAGTAAAGCATCAACACGATTTAGAATGGTACCCGATTTCGCCCGCCCCTGCAAGGATTAG
- the LOC133887123 gene encoding uncharacterized protein LOC133887123, whose amino-acid sequence MRVGGGKKHGRYWIGDGAIDSAATPSLSQIRASSTSTSPAIRPRKDTSHHRVEALEAQLEQERRIREQMQATMERVEAEREAEQRRMVEILQYMQSLGAATGVAPPPSLFAPPPPPPPHYSTPNQSAASNDPHASANPSPNQFH is encoded by the exons atgagggtgggaggaggcaagaagcatgggcgatactggattggcgacggcgcaatcgactcggccgctactcccagtctctcccagattcgagcaagcagcacgagcacgagcccggccatacgacctcggaaggacacttcacaccaccgggtggaggcactcgag gcccagctggaacaagagaggaggatacgggagcaaatgcaggcgacgatggagagggtggaggccgagcgggaggccgagcagcggaggatggtggagattcttcagtacatgcaaagtcttggcgccgctacgggtgtagctccgccaccttcgctattcgctccacctccacctccacctcctcactattctactcct aatcaatcggcggcatcgaacgatcctcatgcttcagcgaatccttcaccaaatcagtttcattga